One window of the Betta splendens chromosome 21, fBetSpl5.4, whole genome shotgun sequence genome contains the following:
- the LOC114847749 gene encoding trace amine-associated receptor 13c-like, with protein sequence MEAQTEAELCFPLLVNSSCRKPMNHPETFFIYVLFSCISVVTVALNLLVIVSISHFRQLHTPTNLLLLSLAVSDFLVGFLLMPVRIRLMGNCWLWGSFMCALFRYTSFIITSSSVGNMVLISADRYVAICDPLGYSTKVTHERVRVCVCVCWACSVSYNGSILHDFLMHPDAYNSCYGECVAVINYVTGAVDVVLTFIGPITVIIVLYVRVFVVAVSQARAMRSQIVSLQGSICVVSQKSERKAAKTLGVVVVVFLVCFCPYFYPSLAGEYTSTTAAFSVFGVWLLYCNSCFNPLIYAYFYPWFRKSIRLIVTMQILRRDSCDANVLH encoded by the exons ATGGAAGCCCAGACAGAAGCTGAGCTGTGCTTCCCGCTGCTCGTcaactcctcctgcaggaagccGATGAATCACCCCGAGACGTTCTTCATCTACGTCCTGTTCTCCTGCATCTCTGTGGTGACTGTGgctctcaacctgctggtcatcgtctccatctcccactt caggcagctccacactcccaccaacctcctcctcctctctctggccgtcTCCGACTTCCTGGTGGGTTTCCTGCTGATGCCGGTTCGAATTCGCCTCATGGGAAACTGCTGGCTGTGGGGGAGCTTCATGTGTGCCTTATTTCGATACACCTCCTTCATTATCACATCTTCATCTGTGGGAAACATGGTGCTGATATCGGCTGACCGATACGTGGCCATCTGTGACCCCTTGGGTTACTCCACTAAGGTCACACATGAGCGggttcgagtgtgtgtgtgtgtgtgttgggcctgTTCTGTCTCCTACAACGGTTCCATTCTGCACGACTTCCTCATGCACCCAGACGCATATAACTCCTGCTATGGGGAGTGTGTGGCTGTCATCAACTATGTAACAGGAGCTGTAGACGTTGTGTTGACATTTATTGGTCCAATCACAGTCATCATTGTTCTGTATGTGAGAGTCTTTGTCGTTGCTGTGTCTCAAGCTCGAGCCATGAGGTCTCAGATCGTGTCGCTCCAGGGTTCGATTTGTGTAGTTTCTCAGAAGTCAGAGAGGAAAGCAGCTAAGACTCTGGGAGTGGTAGTGGTTGTGTTCCTGGTCTGCTTCTGTCCGTACTTCTATCCCTCTCTGGCGGGTGAATACACATCCACCACGgcagcattttctgttttcggtgtgtggctgctttactgtaactcCTGTTTCAATCCCCTGATTTACGCTTAtttctacccctggttcagaaaatcAATCAGACTCATTGTTACGATGCAGATACTCCGCCGTGACTCCTGCGATGCCAATGTGCTGCATTAA
- the LOC114846959 gene encoding trace amine-associated receptor 13c-like — translation MEEAELCFPQLLNASCKRPTQHQAESVFISVLLSCISLLTAVLNLLVIISISHFRQLHTPTNLLLLSLAVSDFLVGFLLMPFRIFLIGSCWFLGKFMCGFFQYASFIITSSSVGNMVLISVDRYVAIHDPLTYTTMVTQRRVRVCVYLCWACSVSYNGVVLNTFLKNPNAYNSCYGECVAVINYVTGAVDVVLTFIGPITVIIVLYVRVFVVAVSQARAMRSQIVSLQGSICVVSQKSERKAAKTLGVVVVVFLVCFCPYFYPSLVGEDTSPSTTAAFSVFGVWLLYCNSCMNPVIYAYFYPWFRKSIRFIVTLQILKPGSCDANMLQ, via the exons atggaggaagctgagctctgcttcccacagctcctcAACGCCTCGTGCAAAAGGCCGACGCAGCATCAAGCTGAGAGCGTTTTCATTTCCGTCCTGctgtcctgcatctctctgctcacagcagttctcaacctgctggtcatcatctccatctcacaCTTTAG gcagctccacactcccaccaacctcctcctcctctctctggccgtcTCTGACTTCCTTGTCGGCTTTCTGCTGATGCCGTTTAGAATCTTCCTGATAGGAAGCTGCTGGTTTTTAGGGAAGTTCATGTGTGGATTTTTTCAATATGCgtccttcatcatcacatcatcgtCTGTGGGAAACATGGTGCTGATTTCAGTGGACCGATACGTGGCCATTCATGACCCTTTGACTTACACCACTATGGTCACACAGAGAAGAgttcgagtgtgtgtgtatctgtgttggGCCTGCTCTGTCTCCTATAATGGTGTCGTACTCAATACTTTTTTGAAAAATCCAAACGCATATAACTCCTGCTATGGGGAGTGTGTGGCTGTCATCAACTATGTAACAGGAGCTGTAGACGTTGTGTTGACATTTATTGGTCCCATCACAGTCATCATTGTTCTGTATGTGAGagtctttgttgttgctgtgtctcaggctcgagCCATGAGGTCTCAGATCGTGTCGCTCCAGGGTTCGATTTGTGTAGTTTCTCAGAAGTCAGAGAGGAAAGCAGCTAAGACTCTGGGAGTGGTAGTGGTTGTGTTCCTGGTCTGCTTCTGTCCGTACTTCTACCCGTCTCTGGTGGGTGAGGACACGTCTCCATCCACCACagcagcattttctgtttttggtgtgtggctgctttactgtaactcCTGCATGAATCCAGTCATTTATGCTTAtttctacccctggttcagaaaatctATCAGATTCATTGTTACTCTGCAGATACTGAAGCCTGGCTCCTGTGACGCCAACATGCTGCAGTAG
- the LOC114846960 gene encoding trace amine-associated receptor 13c-like, whose product MPAIQFSFCVDQADSLEQSTDVLEVPDVSGVPGCYLDLRLLLAIAEVLAVKVALEDWRHWQLHTPTNLLLLSLAVSDFLVGLLLMPYRILLIGSCWFLGKFMCVFFQYASFIITSSSVGNMVLISVDRYVAIHDPLTYTTMVTQRRVRVCVCVCWACSVSYNGVMLKDFLMHPDAYNSCYGECVLVTNYITGAVDIVLTFIGPITVIIVLYMRVFVVAVSQARAMRSQIVSLQGSICVVAQKSERKAAKTLGVVVVVFLVCFCPYFYPSLIGQDTSGNVAFSVFGVWLLYCNSCLNPVIYAYFYPWFRKSLQLIVTLQILQPGSCDANML is encoded by the exons ATGCCAGCAATCCAGTTCTCTTTTTGT GTTGACCAGGCGGACTCCCTGGAGCAGTCGACCGATGTGCTGGAGGTGCCTGATGTGTCTGGAGTCCCTGGGTGCTACCTGGATCTCAGG CTACTTTTAGCAATTGCGGAGGTCCTGGCAGTTAAGGTGGCACTTGAGGACTGGCGACACTG gcagctccacactcccaccaacctcctcctcctctctctggccgtcTCTGACTTCCTTGTAGGCCTCCTGCTGATGCCGTATAGAATCCTCCTGATAGGAAGCTGCTGGTTTTTAGGGaagttcatgtgtgttttttttcaatatgcgtccttcatcatcacatcatcgtCTGTGGGAAACATGGTGCTGATATCAGTGGACCGATACGTGGCCATTCATGACCCTTTGACTTACACCACTATGGTCACACAGAGAAGagttcgagtgtgtgtgtgtgtgtgttgggcctgCTCTGTCTCCTATAATGGTGTAATGCTAAAAGACTTCCTCATGCACCCAGACGCATATAACTCCTGCTATGGGGAGTGTGTACTTGTAACTAATTACATCACAGGAGCAGTAGACATCGTGTTGACATTTATTGGTCCCATCACAGTCATCATTGTTCTGTATATGAGAGTCTTTGTCgttgctgtgtctcaggctcgagCCATGAGGTCTCAGATCGTGTCGCTCCAGGGTTCGATTTGTGTAGTTGCTCAGAAGTCAGAGAGGAAAGCAGCTAAGACTCTGGGAGTGGTAGTGGTTGTGTTCCTGGTCTGTTTCTGTCCGTACTTCTACCCGTCTCTTATAGGTCAGGATACATCAGGCAATGTggcattttctgtttttggtgtgtggctgctttactgtaactcCTGTCTGAATCCAGTCATTTATGCTTAtttctacccctggttcagaaaatcATTACAGCTCATTGTTACTCTGCAGATACTGCAGCCTGGCTCCTGTGACGCCAACATGCTGTAG
- the LOC114847718 gene encoding trace amine-associated receptor 13c-like — MMDVPEQSYLCFPQLNSSCRKPTNPDQQASFLYVVLSCISLVTVALNLLVIISISHFRQLHSPTNILLLSLAVTDLLVGFMLMPVEIIYTEACWYLGETLCVLYYVVDYTITSACVANMVLISVDRYIAVCNPLRYSSTVTKRRTQVCVCLCWLCSLLYRFILLYEPLQHPGRSNTCLGECVVVIENIAGVVDLVFTFVLPITVIIVLYFRVFVVALSQARAMRLQTAAVAARPPGAVAVRKKELKAARSLGVVVLVFLLCFCPYYFPTLAGEDTAVDAASVAVQIWLTHFNSCVNPVIYAFFYPWFRRSIKLILTLQILRPGSCNAKII; from the exons ATGATGGACGTCCCTGAACAGTCTTATCTCTGCTTTCCACAGCTGAACTCTTCCTGCAGGAAGCCAACCAATCCTGACCAACAGGCCTCGTTCCTTTACGTTGTGCTTTCCTGCATTTCTCTCGTCACTGTGGCTCTTAACCTGctcgtcatcatctccatctctcacTTCAG gcagctccactcTCCCACCaacatcctcctcctgtctttggCTGTCACTGACCTCCTGGTGGGCTTCATGCTGATGCCAGTTGAAATCATCTACACAGAGGCGTGCTGGTATCTGGGTGAAACGCTTTGTGTGCTGTATTATGTTGTAGACTACACTATCACCTCGGCCTGTGTAGCCAACATGGTTCTTATATCAGTTGACCGGTACATAGCTGTGTGCAACCCTTTGCGTTACTCCTCCACAGTCACAAAGAGAAGGACAcaagtttgtgtttgtctgtgttggcTTTGTTCTCTACTCTATAGGTTCATCCTTCTATATGAGCCCTTACAGCATCCAGGAAGGTCTAACACCTGTTTAGGAGAGTGTGTGGTTGTCATAGAAAACATTGCTGGAGTTGTCGACCTCgttttcacttttgttttgcCGATCACCGTCATCATAGTTCTGTACTTTAGAGTTTTTGTGGTTGCATTGTCTCAGGCTCGCGCCATGAGgcttcagactgcagctgtggcagccaGACCTCCAGGGGCTGTTGCTGTGAGGAAGaaagagctgaaagcagccaggtcTCTGGGCGTTGTGGTGCTGGtgtttctgctctgcttctgcccGTACTACTTCCCCACGCTGGCAGGAGAAGACACTGCTGTGGACGCTGCGTCTGTGGCCGTGCAGATCTGGCTGACACACTTTAACTCCTGTGTGAACCCTGTCATCTATGCCTTTTTTTATCCCTGGTTCAGAAGATCTATAAAGCTCATTCTGACGCTTCAGATACTGAGGCCTGGCTCGTGTAATGCCAAAATAATATAG